The following proteins are co-located in the Pyrobaculum calidifontis JCM 11548 genome:
- a CDS encoding PUA domain-containing protein, which translates to MSLLYVSTAVLVQLSYLYGRGVVERLRGRKIEVEYNASGRIRRVYVDGRLAFVLRNNDGYLLPTLYGATFIDRYVVVGDEAVQYVQDGRNVPAKYITATSQDLRANGEAAVRDSSGRIIAVGRMVYSVREISLGRGYAVKVRESAKGLKEPLQ; encoded by the coding sequence GTGTCTCTCCTCTACGTGTCCACCGCCGTCTTGGTACAACTGTCCTACCTATATGGCAGAGGAGTCGTGGAGAGACTTAGGGGCCGCAAAATCGAGGTGGAATATAACGCAAGCGGCAGAATACGCCGTGTGTACGTAGACGGCAGACTTGCCTTTGTGTTACGCAACAACGACGGCTATCTACTGCCCACTTTATACGGCGCCACATTTATAGACAGGTACGTAGTAGTGGGGGATGAGGCTGTTCAATATGTACAAGATGGGCGCAACGTCCCCGCCAAGTACATAACTGCAACGTCGCAGGATCTGCGGGCAAACGGCGAGGCTGCCGTGAGAGACTCCAGTGGGAGAATTATAGCCGTGGGGCGCATGGTCTACAGCGTAAGAGAGATAAGTTTGGGGAGGGGATACGCGGTGAAGGTCAGGGAATCCGCTAAAGGCTTGAAAGAGCCTCTTCAATAG
- a CDS encoding PDDEXK family nuclease codes for MASDVLLEQVLRDLRLRGFRIVEQLADNMFIGEKKEKYLFYVMVEGVEVSISTMLKVINMGETLSMPVVLALVSNDGTVTYYFVRRIRLTRNVYYAEAI; via the coding sequence GTGGCCTCTGACGTACTACTTGAGCAGGTACTTAGAGATCTGCGGCTGCGAGGATTCCGCATAGTAGAACAGCTGGCCGACAACATGTTCATAGGCGAGAAGAAGGAGAAGTACCTCTTCTACGTGATGGTTGAGGGCGTCGAGGTAAGTATATCAACTATGCTCAAGGTGATAAACATGGGCGAGACCCTCTCCATGCCCGTGGTGCTGGCCCTTGTGAGCAACGACGGGACAGTGACCTACTACTTTGTGCGAAGGATAAGGCTAACGCGCAATGTGTACTATGCTGAAGCTATTTGA
- a CDS encoding LSm family protein produces MATDLSKCFATLGATLQDSIGKQVLVKLRDSHEIRGILKAFDQHVNLLLDDAEEIIDGNVYKRGTIVVRGENVLFISPVS; encoded by the coding sequence ATGGCCACGGATTTATCCAAGTGCTTCGCCACGCTGGGAGCCACTCTGCAAGACTCCATTGGGAAACAAGTGTTGGTAAAACTCCGCGACAGCCACGAGATCAGGGGCATACTGAAGGCCTTTGACCAACATGTAAACCTCCTCCTAGACGACGCCGAGGAGATCATAGACGGCAATGTGTATAAACGCGGCACCATAGTGGTGAGAGGAGAAAACGTCTTGTTTATTTCGCCTGTGTCATGA
- a CDS encoding MarC family protein translates to MDLHSLALSILVLYIVVDPVGNIPLFMAVTSRIGEGARRRVLSLSVVVASLILAFFALVGVEFFAYFGVGLGDFMVASGLVLAAFSLLYLLRPYEAPVSEGVEVAVVPLAVPYLSGPASISYVLVLSNQYGKVFALVVIVAVAALTYLTLSASRYVMKALGVIGIRVVEKIMLVVSVAIGVSLVRKGVALWLSEGAV, encoded by the coding sequence ATGGACCTCCACAGCTTAGCCCTCTCAATACTTGTGTTATATATCGTGGTTGACCCAGTTGGGAATATTCCACTTTTCATGGCTGTGACGAGTAGAATCGGGGAGGGGGCGCGTAGGAGAGTGCTTTCTCTCTCCGTGGTAGTGGCCTCCCTAATTTTGGCCTTCTTCGCCTTAGTCGGCGTAGAATTTTTCGCCTACTTCGGCGTGGGTCTGGGGGACTTCATGGTGGCGAGTGGCCTGGTACTCGCGGCCTTTTCTCTTCTTTACCTGTTGAGGCCTTATGAGGCCCCAGTGTCGGAGGGAGTTGAGGTGGCAGTTGTGCCTCTAGCCGTGCCGTATCTATCAGGCCCTGCCTCTATCTCGTACGTGTTAGTGCTGTCGAATCAGTATGGCAAAGTCTTCGCTCTAGTTGTAATAGTGGCCGTGGCGGCGCTTACATACCTGACGCTGTCTGCGTCGAGGTATGTGATGAAGGCCTTGGGCGTGATTGGGATAAGAGTCGTTGAAAAGATCATGCTCGTAGTAAGCGTGGCTATAGGGGTTTCCCTTGTGCGAAAAGGCGTGGCGCTGTGGCTCAGCGAAGGCGCCGTATAG
- a CDS encoding 50S ribosomal protein L37e, giving the protein MKGTPSMGKHNKGKTHIRCPRCGRHSYNVTKKYCASCGWGRSKRWRRYNWAK; this is encoded by the coding sequence ATGAAGGGCACACCTTCGATGGGCAAGCACAACAAGGGGAAGACGCACATACGGTGCCCGAGATGCGGCAGACATTCATATAATGTGACAAAGAAGTACTGTGCTTCTTGCGGCTGGGGTCGGAGTAAGCGTTGGAGAAGGTACAACTGGGCCAAATGA